In a genomic window of Zingiber officinale cultivar Zhangliang chromosome 9B, Zo_v1.1, whole genome shotgun sequence:
- the LOC122023450 gene encoding 28 kDa heat- and acid-stable phosphoprotein-like: protein MGRGRFKAKPTGRRNFSTPEEMASGSSARPRTFKQVQVEVEDNEEDESEEESDDSEDGTEKKKGILDISEIQNPNLIKPKNVKARTADVENTPELSRREREEIEKQKAHERYMMATEQGKTEQARKDLERLALIRQQRAEAAKKREEEKTAKEQKRVEARK, encoded by the exons ATGGGGAGGGGCAGGTTCAAGGCCAAGCCCACCGGCCGCAGAAACTTTTCCACCCCTGAAGAGATGG CTTCTGGTTCGTCAGCTCGCCCTCGCACCTTTAAACAG GTCCAAGTGGAAGTTGAAGATAATGAAGAGGATGAATCTGAGGAGGAAAGTGACGACTCTGAAGATGGTACTGAG AAAAAGAAGGGCATTCTTGACATTAGTGAGATTCAAAATCCAAATCTGATAAAACCTAAGAATGTAAAAGCTAGAACAGCTGAT GTGGAGAACACCCCTGAACTCTCTCGACGTGAAAG AGAAGAGATAGAGAAACAAAAAGCTCATGAGCGATACATGATGGCGACGGAACAAGGGAAAACTGAACAAGCACGGAAAGATTTGG AGCGTCTTGCATTGATACGACAACAAAGAGCTGAAGCTGCAAAGAAAAGAGAGGAGGAAAAAACTG CTAAAGAACAGAAGAGGGTCGAAGCTCGCAAGTGA